Proteins from a genomic interval of Rubinisphaera italica:
- the secY gene encoding preprotein translocase subunit SecY produces the protein MFGKLITMFRIPELRNKILLTVGLLAVYRLGFWIPLPFIDQELFRMQMEKLQQGGSGFGQVIQMVSLFSASNLGNSTIFGLGIMPYISASIIFQLMGSVYPPLEALQKEGESGRKKINEYTRYATVVICLLQSFFWIRAISAGFGADEAGLIMKEYDWWLVHIMGALIMTAGTIFLMWLGEQIDEYGIGNGISLLIMAGILAQMPTSMWEFLQPAFENGIRAGSETGIDRLILLLALFIGVVVGVIAMTQGQRKIPIQSAKHVRGRRVMGGQRQYLPLKVNQAGVMPIIFASSLLMFPYFLFSQAANIFTDSLTLKTLANAFGQGRGFLYNLCYVALIYFFCYFWTAITFNPKDMANNLKDYGSFIPGYRPGTRTATYLEQVMVRITFVGAGFLAVVAIIPTIVARWMNIPFMLASFYGGTGLLIVVSVALDLVQKIDSHLVMRNYTGMLESDDN, from the coding sequence ATGTTTGGAAAGCTGATCACGATGTTTCGCATTCCCGAATTGCGAAACAAAATTTTGCTGACTGTCGGATTGCTGGCGGTTTACCGGCTTGGTTTTTGGATTCCACTGCCGTTCATCGATCAGGAATTATTCCGCATGCAGATGGAAAAGCTGCAGCAGGGTGGTTCCGGGTTTGGCCAAGTGATTCAAATGGTTTCTCTGTTCTCAGCATCTAACCTGGGGAACTCGACCATCTTCGGTCTGGGAATCATGCCATACATTTCTGCCTCGATTATCTTCCAGCTGATGGGGTCGGTGTATCCGCCGCTTGAGGCACTTCAGAAAGAAGGGGAGTCTGGTCGTAAGAAAATCAATGAATACACCCGTTACGCGACGGTCGTGATTTGTCTGCTGCAAAGTTTCTTCTGGATTCGGGCGATCTCGGCCGGTTTTGGAGCAGACGAAGCGGGCTTGATTATGAAAGAGTATGACTGGTGGCTCGTGCACATCATGGGTGCTCTGATTATGACTGCAGGGACAATTTTCCTGATGTGGCTGGGTGAGCAGATTGATGAATACGGAATTGGTAACGGGATCAGTTTGCTGATCATGGCGGGGATTCTGGCACAGATGCCGACCTCGATGTGGGAGTTTCTGCAGCCAGCCTTTGAGAATGGGATTCGAGCCGGTTCCGAGACGGGAATCGATCGTTTGATTCTGTTGCTGGCCTTGTTCATTGGTGTCGTTGTCGGAGTGATTGCGATGACGCAGGGGCAGCGTAAAATTCCGATTCAAAGTGCGAAGCATGTGCGTGGCCGCCGTGTGATGGGTGGGCAGCGACAGTATCTGCCACTCAAAGTGAATCAGGCTGGTGTGATGCCCATCATTTTCGCATCGAGCCTGCTGATGTTCCCTTACTTCCTGTTTTCGCAGGCGGCGAATATCTTTACGGATTCGCTGACATTGAAAACTCTGGCCAATGCATTCGGGCAGGGTCGCGGTTTCCTTTATAATCTGTGCTATGTCGCTCTGATTTACTTCTTCTGTTACTTCTGGACCGCCATTACGTTCAACCCGAAAGATATGGCCAATAACCTGAAAGATTACGGCAGCTTCATTCCTGGGTATCGTCCGGGCACACGAACGGCGACTTATCTTGAGCAGGTGATGGTGCGAATCACTTTTGTCGGAGCTGGATTCCTGGCAGTTGTGGCGATCATCCCGACGATTGTTGCTCGCTGGATGAATATCCCGTTTATGCTGGCCAGCTTCTACGGGGGGACAGGTCTGTTGATTGTGGTTTCAGTTGCCCTGGATCTGGTTCAGAAAATTGACAGTCATCTGGTCATGAGAAACTACACCGGGATGCTGGAGTCAGACGATAATTAG
- the rplF gene encoding 50S ribosomal protein L6, giving the protein MSRIGRKPVPIPANVEVSLSGRTLTVKGPVGTLTLEHHPGVSIEIGTDPAQIVVNRPDDARQSRALHGLTRSLVNNMALGVVTPFEKRLEVVGVGYQASMNGKELSLQVGFANTIKLKIPDGVTCELPSGTLIILKSADKHAVGQFAANIRQVRPPEPYKGKGVRYQGEQIRRKAGKAFAK; this is encoded by the coding sequence ATGTCTCGAATTGGCAGAAAACCTGTTCCAATCCCGGCCAACGTGGAAGTGAGCCTCTCCGGTCGCACTTTGACGGTTAAAGGCCCTGTGGGTACTTTAACCCTGGAACATCATCCGGGCGTTTCCATTGAAATCGGAACTGATCCGGCTCAAATTGTTGTAAATCGTCCAGATGATGCCCGTCAAAGTCGTGCTCTGCATGGTCTGACACGCAGTCTGGTCAACAACATGGCTCTGGGTGTTGTGACTCCATTCGAAAAACGCCTGGAAGTGGTTGGTGTTGGATATCAAGCCTCCATGAATGGGAAAGAGCTTTCTCTTCAGGTTGGATTTGCGAATACGATTAAATTGAAAATTCCCGATGGAGTGACTTGCGAGTTGCCATCTGGTACTCTGATTATTCTTAAGAGTGCGGACAAGCATGCCGTGGGGCAGTTTGCCGCAAATATTCGCCAGGTACGACCACCAGAGCCTTATAAAGGTAAGGGTGTGCGTTATCAGGGTGAGCAAATTCGCCGTAAAGCTGGTAAAGCTTTCGCGAAATAA
- the rpsE gene encoding 30S ribosomal protein S5: protein MATETKSDSQEQVVQIRRCACVVKGGRRFSFAAMVVVGNHKGEVGWGYGKGNEVPTSVEKAVKDCNHHKIRVNLNGDTIPHQIEGRFGSARVLLLPANPGTGIIAGASVRAVVESVGIKDILTKVRGSTNPINVVKATFDALSKLRNRDDFARLRGVDV from the coding sequence TTGGCTACGGAAACCAAATCAGACTCACAGGAACAAGTCGTACAAATCCGACGTTGTGCCTGCGTAGTCAAAGGAGGACGGCGGTTCAGCTTTGCAGCCATGGTCGTTGTCGGAAATCATAAAGGCGAGGTTGGCTGGGGATACGGTAAAGGGAACGAAGTTCCTACCTCCGTAGAAAAAGCGGTCAAGGATTGCAATCACCATAAGATTCGCGTGAATCTGAATGGCGATACGATTCCTCATCAGATTGAAGGTCGATTCGGTTCTGCCCGTGTTCTGCTCCTGCCTGCCAATCCTGGTACAGGTATTATTGCGGGAGCCAGTGTGCGTGCGGTTGTTGAATCCGTCGGTATTAAAGACATCCTGACCAAGGTTCGCGGATCCACCAATCCGATCAATGTGGTTAAGGCAACTTTTGATGCTTTGTCTAAGTTGCGTAACCGGGATGATTTTGCTCGCTTACGTGGTGTAGACGTTTAA
- the map gene encoding type I methionyl aminopeptidase produces MIILKSRREIEKMREAGHLVSEAHQLISSMIMPGISTAEIDQAVEQLFAERDAIPLFKGVPGPVPFPSVCCMSVNEEIVHGIPSTRKLVEGDIISVDTGCKVKGWCGDSAWTYAVGQVDEQKQLLLQVGEQTLDLAVEQMGKCRWWSEVARQMEEFVDQHGFSSVEDFVGHGIGRDMHEDPQVPHYVDKETLEKDFELKPGLVIAVEPMVNAGTNQLYIRNDHWTVSTKDGLPSVHFEHTIAMTKDGPEILTPRLEKV; encoded by the coding sequence GTGATAATATTAAAAAGTCGTCGTGAAATTGAGAAAATGCGAGAAGCGGGGCACCTCGTTTCTGAAGCTCATCAGTTAATTTCTTCTATGATCATGCCGGGAATCAGCACCGCTGAGATCGACCAGGCGGTTGAGCAGTTGTTTGCTGAGCGAGATGCCATCCCCCTGTTCAAAGGTGTTCCCGGGCCGGTTCCGTTTCCGTCCGTGTGCTGCATGTCCGTTAATGAAGAAATCGTCCATGGAATTCCCAGCACCAGGAAACTGGTGGAGGGGGATATCATCAGCGTCGATACCGGTTGCAAAGTTAAAGGCTGGTGCGGTGACTCGGCCTGGACTTATGCAGTTGGTCAAGTTGATGAGCAAAAACAGTTGTTATTGCAGGTTGGCGAGCAGACACTCGATTTAGCGGTCGAGCAAATGGGCAAATGCCGCTGGTGGAGCGAAGTGGCGCGCCAGATGGAAGAGTTTGTTGATCAGCACGGATTCAGTTCTGTTGAGGACTTTGTTGGCCACGGCATTGGCCGGGATATGCATGAGGATCCTCAGGTGCCGCATTATGTCGATAAAGAAACCCTCGAAAAAGATTTTGAATTGAAGCCAGGTCTGGTGATTGCCGTCGAGCCGATGGTCAATGCAGGCACAAATCAATTGTATATACGGAATGATCACTGGACAGTCTCGACGAAAGATGGTTTACCAAGTGTTCACTTTGAGCACACCATTGCAATGACGAAAGACGGTCCGGAAATTCTCACTCCCAGGCTTGAAAAAGTCTGA
- the rplR gene encoding 50S ribosomal protein L18, whose amino-acid sequence MKVQKRVTNRRNRRAFRVRNRVRSIGKLRLSVFRSNCHMYAQIIDDAAGNTVVSASTIEPAIAGPSKYAGNVEGATKVGQLLAERAKEKGIDAVAFDRGSYKYHGRVKALADAAREGGLNF is encoded by the coding sequence ATGAAAGTTCAAAAACGAGTCACAAATCGACGGAATCGTCGTGCTTTCCGCGTCCGTAATCGAGTTCGCTCAATTGGGAAACTGCGATTGTCAGTCTTTCGCAGCAACTGCCATATGTACGCTCAGATCATTGATGATGCCGCAGGGAACACTGTTGTTTCTGCAAGTACCATCGAGCCTGCAATTGCAGGCCCCAGCAAGTATGCCGGTAATGTTGAAGGCGCTACAAAAGTGGGACAACTGCTTGCAGAACGAGCAAAAGAAAAAGGGATCGACGCGGTTGCGTTTGATCGCGGCAGTTATAAGTACCATGGTCGCGTAAAAGCACTTGCTGATGCGGCCCGTGAAGGCGGATTGAACTTCTAA
- the rplO gene encoding 50S ribosomal protein L15, translated as MIIDDVHRGIHKRKKRKRIGRGVGSGHGKTSGRGHKGYGSRAGSSTRRGFEGGQTPIFMRVAKRGFNNRAFADVVAIINLYDLEKHFQDGEDVTPEALKKKGLVHGNFDAVKLLGNGELTKKLNVKLHRFSASAEDKVTSIGGKVEPIV; from the coding sequence ATGATTATCGATGATGTCCATCGCGGCATACATAAGCGTAAAAAACGTAAACGAATTGGTCGTGGCGTAGGTTCAGGACATGGCAAGACTTCAGGTCGTGGCCATAAAGGTTATGGATCTCGTGCTGGCTCCAGTACTCGCCGTGGGTTTGAAGGTGGTCAGACGCCAATCTTCATGCGAGTTGCCAAACGTGGTTTTAACAACCGCGCCTTTGCCGATGTCGTCGCGATTATCAATCTTTACGATCTGGAGAAGCATTTCCAGGACGGCGAAGATGTGACACCTGAAGCATTGAAGAAAAAAGGTTTGGTTCACGGCAATTTCGATGCTGTGAAACTGCTGGGGAATGGTGAGTTGACGAAGAAGTTGAACGTCAAATTACACCGGTTCTCTGCCTCAGCGGAAGATAAAGTGACTTCGATTGGCGGAAAAGTGGAACCGATTGTTTAG
- the rpsH gene encoding 30S ribosomal protein S8 translates to MMTDPVADMLTRIRNSVAIERPIVDIPDSKLKRGIADVLKREGYIWNYEIIEQVPQGILRVQLKYGPNGEQVIQKIVRSSKPGRRRYSGVKETPEVMQGMGICILTTSQGVLSNREAKAKGIGGEILCTVW, encoded by the coding sequence ATGATGACCGACCCGGTTGCCGATATGTTGACACGAATTCGCAATTCCGTTGCGATCGAACGTCCAATTGTTGATATTCCAGATTCTAAGCTCAAGCGAGGCATAGCCGACGTTTTGAAGCGTGAAGGATATATCTGGAATTACGAAATCATCGAGCAGGTTCCTCAAGGAATCTTGCGCGTTCAACTCAAGTATGGTCCGAATGGCGAACAAGTCATTCAGAAAATTGTGCGATCCAGCAAGCCAGGACGCCGTCGCTATTCAGGAGTCAAAGAGACTCCTGAGGTGATGCAGGGCATGGGGATTTGCATCCTGACTACGAGCCAGGGCGTGTTGAGTAATCGAGAAGCCAAAGCCAAGGGTATTGGCGGCGAAATTCTCTGCACAGTATGGTAA
- the rplE gene encoding 50S ribosomal protein L5: protein MVTRLLEKYNTEIVPAMQEEFGRKNVHSLPKLQKIVLNMGLGKAIQDRKRLEEAVQHLTVIAGQKPQITRAKKSVAGFKLREGMEIGCCVTLRGQRMYEFLDRLITLALPRVRDFRGVKANAFDGNGNYSLGLSEQMVFPEVDADNAKYIQGLNVTIVTSATNNDEAKVMLTKFGFPFRKPGTNN from the coding sequence ATCGTGACCCGGTTATTAGAGAAATACAACACTGAAATTGTTCCTGCGATGCAGGAAGAGTTTGGACGTAAGAATGTTCACTCACTTCCCAAGCTTCAGAAAATTGTTCTGAATATGGGACTTGGAAAAGCGATTCAAGATCGGAAACGTCTTGAAGAAGCTGTGCAGCATTTGACCGTTATTGCAGGGCAGAAGCCACAAATTACTCGTGCGAAAAAGTCGGTTGCCGGCTTTAAGTTGCGTGAGGGGATGGAAATCGGCTGCTGTGTGACATTGCGTGGACAACGCATGTACGAATTCCTGGATCGTCTGATTACGTTGGCTTTACCACGAGTTCGTGACTTTCGCGGAGTCAAAGCCAATGCATTTGACGGCAATGGAAATTATTCTCTCGGACTTTCTGAGCAGATGGTTTTTCCAGAAGTTGATGCCGACAATGCCAAGTACATTCAAGGTTTGAATGTTACTATTGTCACCTCTGCGACAAACAATGATGAAGCGAAAGTCATGCTGACTAAGTTTGGATTTCCATTCCGTAAGCCTGGCACAAATAACTAA